The genomic interval CCGCGTTCCTGGCCGCGCTCGACGCCAACGGCCTGGCCACCTACCAGTACGGCCGCTTCATGAAGATCGTCGACAAGCGGTCGGCGAAGCAGAACCCCATCCCCACCATCGTTGGTGACGGCGAGCCGTACACCACCAACGAGCAGATGGTGACCAAGCTGTTCCGCATCCGCAACGTGGAGGTGGAGCCGCTGCGCGGTGTTCTGCAGCAGCTGGTGTCCAAGGACGGCGACACGATTCCGTACCCGCCAGACACCATCATCGTCAACGACGTGGGCTCCAACATCCACCGCCTGGAGCGCCTCATCGACCAGTTGGACACGCGCGCCGCCAGCGACGAGCTGCGCGTCATCCAGGTCCAGTACGCCTCCGCGCAGGACGTGGCCAACACGGTGCAGCGCATCTTCGAGGCCAAGGGCTCGCGCCCCGGTCAACGCCCGGGCGCGTTCGTGCAGGGTGTCCCGCCCGCCAGTGGCCAGCCTGAAATCATGGCCCAGCCCGTGGCCGGTGGCGGAGAGACGAGCGGCGGCCCGGTGACGCTGTCGCAGATCATCCCGGACGAGCGCACCAACAAGCTCATCATCGTCGCCAGCCCCGCGGCGTTCTCGCGCATCCAGGACATCGTCGCGCAGATCGACATCCCCTCCGGCACCGGCGGCCGCATCAACGTCTACTACCTGGAGAACGCCAACGCGGAGGAGCTGGCCAGCACTCTCCAGTCGCTGGCCCAGGGCACCGCCAACCGCCCGCGCACGCCCGGCGCTCCCAACATGCCGCCCGGCGCGCCCCGCGGCACCGCCACCCAGGCCGCGGAGCTGTTCAGCGGCGAGGTGAAGATTTCGGCCGACAAGGGCACCAACTCGCTCGTCATCGTCGCCAGCCAGTCGGACTACAAGAACATCGTCCAGGTCATCCAGCAGCTCGACGCGCCCCGCCGCCAGGTGTTCGTCGAGGCCGTCATCATGGAAGTGAACCTGACGCGCACCGCCGAGCTCGGCATCAACATGCACACCGGCTACTCGCTCAACACGGACCGGGGCGCGGCGCCGGGCCTGATTGGCACCAACACCCGAGGCACCGGCCTGCCGCCTTCGCTCAGCCTGGGCAACCTGGCGCAGTACGGTGGTTTCCTCGCCGGCCTCCAGGGTCCGGTGATTCCGGCGCTGGAGAAGCTGGGTCTGGACATCCCCGCCTTCGGCATCGTGCTGCACGCGCTCCAGACGAGCGCGGACGTCAACGTGCTCTCCACGCCGCACATCCTCACCAGCGACAACGAGGAGGCGGAAATCACCGTCGGCCAGAACGTGCCCTTCCAGTCCGGCTTCTCGCCCTCCTCGCTGGGCGGCAACGTGGGCACCGGCACGGGCGCCAACGGCGGCCTCAACCCGTCGCTGCTCGGCGCGCTGGGCGGCCTGGGCTCGCTGTACGCGCCCATCCAGCGCCAGAACGTGGAGCTGAAGCTGACGGTGAAGCCGCAGATCAACGACAGCGACTACATCCGCATGGCCATCACCGAGCAGACGGAGGAGATTGCCTCCAACAACCCGGTGCTCGGCCCGACCACCAGCAAGCGCAGCGCGAAGACCACGGTCATCGCCAAGGACCAGGAGACCGTCGTGCTGGGCGGCATCATGCAGGACCGCACCATCGAGTCCGTGAACAAGATTCCGGTGCTCGGCGACATCCCGCTCATCGGCAACCTCTTCCGCGACACCTCGCGCACGAAGACGAAGACCAACCTGCTCCTGTTCCTGACCCCGTACATCATCCGGGGCCCGGAGGACTTCCGCACCATCCTCGAGCGCAAGATGAAGGAGCGGCAGCAGTTCGTGGAGCAGTTCTACGGCCAACTGCCGGGCTACGACGTGGCGGTGGACTTCAGCCGCAAGCCCGGCCCGCTCGCGAAGATGAACCAGGCCGTCATCCGCGAGCGCCAGCGCGTGGAGAACGGCGCGCCGGGTGACCGCGTCATCTCGCCCGCGTCCAACCAGAAGAGCGCCCCGCCGCCTGCTCCGTCGCCGGCCCCCGCGCCGCGCAACCCCGAGGTGCGGGAAGCGCCGCCTCCCACCACGGGTTCCGAACAGTCCACCCCGATGGTGCCGGTGAAGCCGTCACCCGAGGCGCCCACGCCGGAGTCCTCCGACGACGCCTCGCAAGAGCGTCTGCGCATCCAGCCGGACTCGGGAACCTGAGCCCATGACCGTGACCGCCGATCCCACCCTTGCCGCCACGCCCGCCGTGGCCACCGTCCGGAACGACTCCACCCAGGTCGTCTCCCACGGGCAGGCATTCCTCTGCGGAAGGCCCCTGGGAGAGATTCTCCGCGCGCTCGTCCCTTCCCTCACCGAGGAGAAGCTCCAGGAGGCGCTCGCCGCCCAGGAGGAGAAGGGCGGACGCATTGGAGAGGTGCTGGTGGGGCTCAAGGCGGTCTCCGCCGAGGACGTCGCCAAGGCCCTGGGGCACCAGCTGGACCTGCCCTACCTGGCGCGCATCTTCACGGAGGAAGTGGACGCGGAGCTCGTCAAGCGCATCCCCATCAACTTCGCCAAGCAGTCGCACATCCTCCCGCTCGCGCTGGAGGGGGACACCGTGGTGTTGGCGGTGGCGGACCCGCTGGACACCTCCGCGCTGGACCACGCGCGCCTGCTGCTGGGGCAGAGCATCAGCCCGCGGCTCGCGCTCGAGAGCACCATCACCGACGCCATCAACAGCGTCTATGACCGCTCCATCAACGAGGCCGAACAGCTCGTCGACGAGATGGAGACGCAGGACCTGGACGCCATCGCCCACGAGCTGGACGAGCCCCAGGACCTGCTCGATGTCGACGACGAGGCGCCCGTCATCCGGCTGGTGAACTCGGTCCTCTTCCGCGCCGCCAAGGAGCGCGCGAGCGATATCCACATCGAGCCCATGGAGCGCGAGCTGCTCGTGCGCTTCCGCGTGGACGGCGTGCTGCAAGAGGTCATCAAGCCGCCCAAGCGCTACCAGAACGCCATCGTCAGCCGCGTGAAGGTGATGGGGCAGCTCAACATCGCCGAGAAGCGCCTGCCGCAGGACGGCCGCATCCGCATCAAGCTGGCCGGCCGCGACATCGACATCCGTCTGTCCACCATCCCCACGACGAACGGGGAGCGCATCGTCATGCGTCTGTTGGACAAGACGGCCACGCTCCTGGACCTGGCCGAGATTGGCATGAGCAAGGCCACGCTCCAGTCCATGGAGGCCGTGGTCAAGCGCTCGCACGGCATCGTGCTCGTCACGGGCCCCACGGGCTCCGGAAAGACGACGACGCTCTACGGCGCCCTGTCGAAAATCAATACGCCGGACCTCAACATCCTCACCGTCGAGGACCCGGTGGAGTACCAGCTCAAGGGCATTGGCCAGATGGCCATCAACCCGAAGATTGGACTGACCTTCGCCCAGGGCCTGCGCTCCTTCCTGCGTCAGGACCCGGACGTCATCATGGTGGGCGAGATTCGCGACAAGGAGACGGCGGAAATCGCCATCCAGGCCTCGCTCACGGGCCACCTGGTGCTCTCCACCGTCCACACCAACGACGCGGCCGGCGCCGTCACCCGTCTGGTGGACATGGGCGTGGAGCCCTTCCTCGTGGCGTCCTCGCTCACCGGCATCCTGGCCCAGCGGCTGGTGCGCCGCGTGTGCCCGGACTGCCGGGAGGCCTATCAGCCCACGGACGCGGAGCTCAAGGAGCTGAGCCACTCGCGCGCCTCCTTCAAGGAGCGCTACGGCGTGGACCGCATCTACAAGGCCACCGGATGCCCCACGTGCAACCGCAACGGCTACCGCGGCCGCACGGGCATCTACGAGTTCCTGCCCGTGGATGACGATGTGCGCCAGCTGGTGTTGAAGAACGTGGATGCCTCCACCATCAAGAAGTCCGCCACCAGCAAGGGCATGACGACGCTCTTGGAGGATGGCGCGCGAAAGGTGGCGTTGGGAGAGACGACCATCGCCGAGGTGTTGAGCATCACCCAGGAGGACATGTAACCGACAGCTCCTCCCTGGGAGGGGCCGGGGTCATCGAGCCATGCCGGTCTTCGAGTACAGAGGTCTCAACGCCACGGGCAAGCAGGTCAAGGGCCTGCTTGAGGCGGATTCCCCCAAGACGCTGCGCTCCAAGCTGCGCGCCGACGGCATCTTCCTCACGGATGTGCTGGCGCAGGCGGAGGGCAGCCGGGGCGCGGTGGCCAAGGGCGCCAACGCGGCGCTGGTGGCGCGCGACATCGACCTGCGCAAGCTGGGTCGCGGCCGCGTCAACACCGACGACGTCGCCATCTTCACCCGTCAG from Myxococcus stipitatus carries:
- the gspD gene encoding type II secretion system secretin GspD; translation: MKTLPSWMLCLCLALAVPAQAQRRPPPPGNATPSAPGERTITPQSPTADESNEGTRRTPTCEEARRNARYGIYFDKVEIEKLVQTVADATCRTFILPENVRGKISIIGPENGRVEVNADQFYSAFLAALDANGLATYQYGRFMKIVDKRSAKQNPIPTIVGDGEPYTTNEQMVTKLFRIRNVEVEPLRGVLQQLVSKDGDTIPYPPDTIIVNDVGSNIHRLERLIDQLDTRAASDELRVIQVQYASAQDVANTVQRIFEAKGSRPGQRPGAFVQGVPPASGQPEIMAQPVAGGGETSGGPVTLSQIIPDERTNKLIIVASPAAFSRIQDIVAQIDIPSGTGGRINVYYLENANAEELASTLQSLAQGTANRPRTPGAPNMPPGAPRGTATQAAELFSGEVKISADKGTNSLVIVASQSDYKNIVQVIQQLDAPRRQVFVEAVIMEVNLTRTAELGINMHTGYSLNTDRGAAPGLIGTNTRGTGLPPSLSLGNLAQYGGFLAGLQGPVIPALEKLGLDIPAFGIVLHALQTSADVNVLSTPHILTSDNEEAEITVGQNVPFQSGFSPSSLGGNVGTGTGANGGLNPSLLGALGGLGSLYAPIQRQNVELKLTVKPQINDSDYIRMAITEQTEEIASNNPVLGPTTSKRSAKTTVIAKDQETVVLGGIMQDRTIESVNKIPVLGDIPLIGNLFRDTSRTKTKTNLLLFLTPYIIRGPEDFRTILERKMKERQQFVEQFYGQLPGYDVAVDFSRKPGPLAKMNQAVIRERQRVENGAPGDRVISPASNQKSAPPPAPSPAPAPRNPEVREAPPPTTGSEQSTPMVPVKPSPEAPTPESSDDASQERLRIQPDSGT
- the gspE gene encoding type II secretion system ATPase GspE; translated protein: MTVTADPTLAATPAVATVRNDSTQVVSHGQAFLCGRPLGEILRALVPSLTEEKLQEALAAQEEKGGRIGEVLVGLKAVSAEDVAKALGHQLDLPYLARIFTEEVDAELVKRIPINFAKQSHILPLALEGDTVVLAVADPLDTSALDHARLLLGQSISPRLALESTITDAINSVYDRSINEAEQLVDEMETQDLDAIAHELDEPQDLLDVDDEAPVIRLVNSVLFRAAKERASDIHIEPMERELLVRFRVDGVLQEVIKPPKRYQNAIVSRVKVMGQLNIAEKRLPQDGRIRIKLAGRDIDIRLSTIPTTNGERIVMRLLDKTATLLDLAEIGMSKATLQSMEAVVKRSHGIVLVTGPTGSGKTTTLYGALSKINTPDLNILTVEDPVEYQLKGIGQMAINPKIGLTFAQGLRSFLRQDPDVIMVGEIRDKETAEIAIQASLTGHLVLSTVHTNDAAGAVTRLVDMGVEPFLVASSLTGILAQRLVRRVCPDCREAYQPTDAELKELSHSRASFKERYGVDRIYKATGCPTCNRNGYRGRTGIYEFLPVDDDVRQLVLKNVDASTIKKSATSKGMTTLLEDGARKVALGETTIAEVLSITQEDM